A part of Rhipicephalus microplus isolate Deutch F79 chromosome 8, USDA_Rmic, whole genome shotgun sequence genomic DNA contains:
- the LOC142768461 gene encoding salivary plasminogen activator gamma-like: MKKFASNGYNATLQFCAHENTTDACEGDSGGPAIARADNRRFLQVGIVSYGAGCADEEVPGVYTRLDALVPWILDNVLYGTWLILYPRGED, encoded by the exons ATGAAAAAGTTTGCCAGCAACGGCTACAACGCGACTCTGCAATTCTGCGCGCACGAGAACACAACGGATGCCTGCGAG GGCGACTCGGGAGGACcggccatcgcgcgagccgacaaCCGCCGCTTTCTTCAAGTGGGCATAGTCTCCTACGGCGCAGGCTGCGCGGACGAGGAAGTACCGGGCGTCTACACCCGACTCGACGCCCTGGTGCCGTGGATACTCGACAACGTACTGTACGGCACCTGGCTCATCCTGTATCCACGCGGTGAAGACTAG